A genome region from Lentimicrobiaceae bacterium includes the following:
- the wecB gene encoding UDP-N-acetylglucosamine 2-epimerase (non-hydrolyzing) codes for MKVMTIVGTRPEIIKLSRVINQLEKYTEHTLVHTGQNYAYELNELFFNEMGIRKPDIFLDAVGKTTAETIGNIIAKSDEVMDSIKPDAVLLYGDTNSCLAVISAKRKKIPIFHFEAGNRCFDQRVPEEINRKIVDHLSDINMPLTEHARKYLLNEGLKPETVIKTGSPMKEILIYNMPKIEKSEILSKLNLKERDYFVLSTHREENVDSEENFSDLLNSLNDIVTKYDKRIIVSTHPRTMKRLEESKNKCLDKRIEFMKPMGFFDYVKLQINAYCVISDSGTITEESSILNFPAITIRQAHERPEGMDEGTLIMSGLKSDLVLQAINVVTSQHGYKNRKFKLVNDYDVDNFSLKVIRILFSYVDYVNRTVWKKTK; via the coding sequence ATGAAAGTAATGACTATAGTCGGGACACGTCCTGAAATAATTAAATTAAGCAGAGTTATAAATCAACTTGAAAAATATACTGAACATACTTTAGTTCATACAGGGCAAAATTACGCTTATGAATTAAATGAATTATTTTTCAATGAAATGGGAATAAGAAAACCCGATATTTTTCTGGATGCAGTTGGTAAAACAACAGCTGAAACTATAGGTAATATAATTGCAAAATCAGATGAAGTTATGGATAGTATTAAGCCTGATGCTGTATTGTTATATGGCGATACAAATAGTTGCTTAGCTGTTATTTCTGCTAAAAGAAAAAAAATTCCAATTTTCCATTTTGAAGCAGGAAATCGTTGTTTTGATCAAAGAGTACCTGAGGAAATTAACAGAAAAATTGTAGATCACTTGAGCGATATTAATATGCCACTTACTGAACATGCTAGAAAATATTTATTAAATGAAGGGCTTAAACCTGAAACTGTTATTAAAACAGGTTCTCCAATGAAAGAAATTTTAATTTACAATATGCCTAAAATTGAAAAATCTGAAATTCTTTCAAAGCTTAATTTAAAAGAAAGAGATTATTTTGTTTTAAGTACTCATAGAGAAGAAAATGTAGATTCAGAAGAAAATTTCTCAGATTTACTTAACTCCTTAAACGATATAGTCACTAAATATGATAAAAGAATTATAGTTTCTACACATCCTCGCACAATGAAACGCTTGGAAGAATCGAAAAATAAGTGTTTAGATAAAAGAATCGAATTTATGAAACCTATGGGTTTTTTTGACTATGTTAAATTGCAAATTAATGCATATTGTGTGATTTCTGATAGCGGAACAATAACCGAAGAATCTTCAATTTTAAACTTTCCTGCTATTACTATTAGACAAGCACACGAACGACCTGAAGGAATGGATGAAGGAACATTAATAATGTCTGGATTAAAGAGTGATTTGGTTCTTCAAGCAATTAATGTTGTTACCTCTCAACATGGTTATAAAAACAGAAAATTTAAATTAGTTAATGATTATGATGTAGATAATTTTTCATTGAAAGTAATAAGAATTTTGTTTAGTTATGTTGATTATGTAAATAGAACAGTCTGGAAAAAAACAAAATAA
- a CDS encoding sugar nucleotide-binding protein, whose protein sequence is MESLKKKILIIDATSMSGHIISDYLDSLCKFQIIKLICDISLANNDNYIDIFNKELLEETIQQQKPDIIVNCLRLLIEESESNPDKAIYYNSFLPHFLAKIARQINAKVIQLSTDCVFSGKKGSYNEDDFKDGETFYARTKALGELINDTDLTIRTSFIGPNINHKNEELFHWFMSQKVNVSGYCNVYWTGVTTLELAKCIEKAILLDIKGIYHLVPKYKISKYDLLNLIKKIWGKNIIINKQENLIIDKSLIDNRNLIKVQDYEKMFNELFVWMNNNKLYCNYN, encoded by the coding sequence ATGGAATCTTTAAAAAAGAAAATACTGATTATAGACGCTACAAGTATGTCAGGTCATATCATTAGTGATTACTTGGATTCCTTATGTAAATTCCAAATTATAAAATTAATTTGTGACATATCACTTGCAAATAATGATAATTATATTGATATATTTAACAAGGAGTTATTGGAAGAGACTATTCAACAGCAAAAACCTGATATTATTGTTAATTGTTTACGATTGCTTATTGAAGAATCTGAGTCTAATCCAGATAAAGCAATTTATTATAATAGTTTTTTACCTCATTTTCTGGCAAAAATTGCAAGGCAAATTAACGCTAAAGTTATACAACTTAGTACAGATTGTGTATTTTCAGGTAAAAAAGGGAGTTACAATGAAGATGATTTTAAAGATGGAGAAACCTTTTATGCAAGGACAAAAGCTTTAGGTGAGCTTATAAATGACACTGATTTAACCATCAGAACTTCTTTTATTGGTCCAAATATTAACCATAAAAATGAAGAACTTTTTCATTGGTTTATGTCACAGAAAGTCAATGTCAGTGGTTATTGTAATGTATATTGGACAGGTGTAACAACTTTAGAATTAGCAAAGTGTATTGAAAAGGCAATTTTATTGGATATTAAAGGTATATATCATCTCGTTCCTAAATATAAAATATCAAAATATGATTTGCTTAATCTAATAAAGAAAATCTGGGGAAAGAATATTATTATTAATAAACAGGAAAATCTTATTATTGACAAAAGTCTAATTGACAATCGTAATCTAATAAAGGTTCAAGATTACGAAAAAATGTTTAATGAATTATTTGTATGGATGAATAATAATAAATTGTATTGTAATTATAACTAA